A genome region from Nocardia sp. NBC_01730 includes the following:
- a CDS encoding homogentisate 1,2-dioxygenase, which yields MVYYRQVGQIPPKRHTQFRTGGGALYYEELVGEEGFSSDSSLLYHRHIPSAIREAATWEPGDLSLSPNHPLIPRHLLLPALFAGEEWKSIDVVTGRRLVLGNDDVRISYVVAGTESPLYRNAIGDECVYVESGAGLVETVFGALPVREGDYVVLPRAATHRWLPETGNPLRAYVIEANSHIAPPKRYLSRFGQLLEHAPYCERDLHGPAEPLLSEKTDVEVLVKHRGPNGITGTRYLVPHHPFDVVGWDGCLYPYTFNISDFEPITGRVHQPPPVHQVFEGDKFVICNFVPRKVDYHPLSVPVPYYHSNVDSDEVMFYCGGDYEARKGTGIGQGSISLHPGGHAHGPQPGAVERSLGKEFFDELAVMVDTFRPLQLGEGAMACDDGVYVGSWSRANS from the coding sequence ATGGTGTACTACCGCCAGGTAGGACAGATCCCACCCAAACGACACACCCAGTTCCGCACCGGCGGCGGTGCGCTGTACTACGAGGAGTTGGTAGGGGAGGAGGGCTTCTCCAGTGATTCGTCGCTGCTGTACCACCGGCATATCCCCTCGGCGATCCGGGAAGCGGCGACATGGGAGCCCGGAGACCTTTCGCTGAGTCCCAACCATCCGCTCATCCCGCGGCATTTGCTGTTGCCCGCGCTGTTTGCGGGTGAGGAGTGGAAGTCGATCGACGTGGTGACGGGTCGTCGACTGGTACTCGGCAACGACGACGTCCGTATCTCCTATGTCGTCGCCGGTACGGAATCACCGTTGTACCGCAACGCCATCGGCGACGAGTGTGTGTACGTCGAGTCGGGCGCGGGCCTCGTGGAGACCGTGTTCGGAGCGCTGCCGGTGCGGGAAGGCGACTACGTCGTCCTGCCCCGGGCGGCCACGCACCGATGGCTACCGGAAACTGGAAACCCGCTGCGCGCCTACGTGATCGAGGCAAACAGTCATATCGCGCCGCCCAAGCGGTACCTGTCGCGCTTCGGCCAGCTACTCGAACACGCCCCGTACTGCGAACGAGATCTGCACGGCCCCGCCGAGCCGCTGCTGTCGGAGAAGACCGACGTCGAAGTCCTCGTCAAACACCGGGGACCCAACGGGATCACCGGTACGCGCTATCTGGTGCCGCACCACCCGTTCGACGTTGTCGGCTGGGACGGCTGCCTCTACCCGTATACCTTCAATATCTCCGACTTCGAGCCGATCACCGGCCGGGTGCACCAGCCGCCGCCGGTGCATCAGGTGTTCGAGGGGGACAAATTCGTCATCTGCAACTTCGTGCCGCGCAAGGTGGACTACCACCCGCTATCGGTGCCGGTGCCGTACTACCACTCGAATGTCGACTCCGACGAAGTGATGTTCTATTGCGGCGGCGACTACGAGGCGCGCAAGGGCACCGGAATCGGGCAGGGATCAATATCGCTACACCCGGGCGGGCACGCGCACGGCCCACAGCCCGGAGCGGTCGAGCGCAGCCTGGGTAAGGAATTCTTCGACGAGCTCGCCGTCATGGTCGACACCTTCCGGCCGCTGCAGCTCGGCGAGGGCGCAATGGCCTGCGATGACGGCGTCTACGTCGGCAGCTGGTCGCGGGCGAACTCATGA
- a CDS encoding FAD-dependent monooxygenase: protein MTTDKTVAVIGNGPVGQTTALLLARWGIPVIVLDARPQRDEIGSKAICQQRDVLDVWESVGAGRRIAQEGVTWTTARTFYRNRELFSYDLPDYGKSAFPAFVNISQTRTEQILDETIAASELIDVRWGHTVTGIAQDDNGVRLRCVTPAGETAATAAYAVACGGPRSDDLRGELGIDFGGESFDDRFLICDIRADLPDWATERRFYFDPEWNPGRQVLIHPCPDSTFRIDWQVPGDYDLDAERASGALDARIRRIIGDTDYEIVWNSVYRFHSRVVDRMRVGRVLLAGDCAHLVSPFGARGLNSGVADAENAAWKLAFVLNGWAPAELLESYHVERHAAALENIEVTTDTMNFLVPRDDQQRRVRRDTLERAAVDPATSAAVDSGRLSEPFWYVDSPLTTPDPGRPFHGRPPRGTVAPTAPGIIAPDAPVTLPDGGHGRLREFARDGLLLLAGPGVDVQTLARCATTATPAPIRVLEIAAIDREGTLTAALRSEPGEVWLVRPDAYIAAALVEPTVEELTSAIRRAGGAPAEVAVVA from the coding sequence ATGACAACCGATAAGACGGTCGCCGTCATCGGCAATGGGCCGGTCGGTCAGACGACCGCGCTGCTGCTGGCCCGCTGGGGTATCCCCGTGATCGTGCTGGACGCCCGGCCACAGCGCGACGAAATCGGCTCCAAGGCCATCTGTCAGCAGCGTGACGTGCTCGATGTGTGGGAATCCGTCGGCGCTGGACGCCGGATCGCGCAGGAGGGCGTTACCTGGACCACGGCCCGCACCTTCTACCGTAATCGCGAACTGTTCTCCTATGACCTGCCGGACTACGGCAAGTCGGCGTTCCCGGCGTTCGTCAACATTTCGCAGACCCGCACCGAGCAGATCCTCGACGAAACCATCGCGGCGTCCGAACTGATCGACGTGCGCTGGGGCCATACCGTCACCGGAATCGCGCAGGACGACAACGGTGTCCGCCTGCGCTGCGTCACTCCGGCGGGGGAGACGGCCGCCACCGCTGCGTACGCCGTCGCGTGCGGCGGCCCGCGCAGCGATGACCTGCGCGGGGAGCTCGGCATCGACTTCGGCGGTGAATCCTTCGATGATCGGTTCCTGATCTGCGATATCCGGGCCGATCTGCCGGACTGGGCCACCGAACGCCGCTTCTACTTCGACCCGGAGTGGAATCCCGGCCGGCAGGTGCTCATTCATCCCTGCCCGGACTCGACGTTCCGCATCGACTGGCAGGTGCCCGGCGACTACGACCTCGACGCGGAGCGAGCCAGCGGCGCGCTGGACGCGCGGATTCGCCGGATCATCGGCGACACGGACTACGAGATCGTATGGAACTCGGTGTACCGCTTCCACTCTCGCGTCGTCGACCGCATGCGCGTGGGCCGGGTACTGCTGGCCGGCGACTGCGCCCACCTGGTGTCGCCCTTCGGCGCGCGTGGATTGAACTCCGGCGTCGCGGACGCCGAGAACGCCGCGTGGAAGCTGGCTTTCGTGCTCAACGGCTGGGCGCCGGCGGAACTGCTGGAGAGCTACCACGTCGAGAGACACGCGGCCGCTCTGGAGAATATCGAGGTCACCACCGACACTATGAACTTCCTGGTGCCGCGCGATGACCAGCAGCGCCGGGTACGCCGCGACACCCTCGAACGCGCAGCGGTGGATCCCGCTACCAGTGCGGCGGTCGACTCTGGTCGGCTGTCCGAGCCGTTCTGGTATGTCGATTCGCCGCTGACCACCCCGGATCCCGGCCGTCCCTTCCATGGTCGGCCGCCCCGCGGCACCGTCGCTCCCACTGCCCCGGGCATCATCGCGCCCGACGCGCCGGTCACCCTGCCCGATGGCGGGCACGGACGGCTACGGGAGTTCGCTCGCGACGGGTTGCTGCTGCTGGCCGGACCGGGTGTGGATGTGCAGACGCTGGCGCGGTGCGCGACCACCGCCACACCCGCGCCGATCCGGGTGCTGGAGATCGCGGCGATCGACCGCGAAGGGACACTTACTGCCGCGCTGCGATCCGAACCCGGTGAAGTCTGGCTGGTGCGACCCGACGCCTATATTGCCGCGGCACTGGTCGAACCGACTGTCGAAGAACTGACCAGTGCGATCCGGCGGGCCGGCGGTGCGCCGGCCGAGGTCGCCGTGGTGGCCTGA
- a CDS encoding cupin domain-containing protein → MSENTAIPPVRRIVTGHDENGRSIIVSVGDCPNVFVSEDIPGFGASVAWLTEPGDISNAGNEDTATADTQVPMYPKVGGSIFRIATFPPDAAYSDQAAQTMFSEFGGEHARAASEKDSRHFWFHRTDSLDYGIVLDGEVWLMTDEGECLMKPGDVVVQRGTSHSWSNRSDKPCRMAFILLGSLPLFDEARP, encoded by the coding sequence ATGAGTGAGAACACTGCGATTCCGCCCGTTCGTCGGATCGTGACGGGTCACGACGAGAACGGCCGATCGATCATTGTGAGTGTCGGCGATTGCCCGAATGTCTTTGTATCCGAGGATATTCCGGGCTTCGGTGCGAGTGTCGCCTGGCTCACCGAGCCCGGCGATATCTCCAATGCCGGCAACGAGGATACGGCCACCGCCGATACGCAGGTGCCCATGTACCCCAAGGTCGGTGGCAGCATCTTCCGGATCGCTACCTTCCCGCCGGATGCCGCCTACAGCGACCAGGCGGCGCAGACGATGTTCAGTGAGTTCGGCGGCGAGCACGCCCGCGCTGCGTCGGAGAAGGATTCGCGGCACTTCTGGTTCCATCGCACCGACTCCCTCGACTACGGCATCGTGCTCGACGGTGAGGTCTGGCTGATGACCGACGAGGGTGAGTGCTTGATGAAACCCGGCGACGTTGTCGTCCAGCGTGGCACCAGCCATTCGTGGTCCAACCGCAGCGACAAGCCGTGCCGGATGGCGTTCATCCTGCTCGGTTCGCTGCCGCTGTTCGACGAGGCGCGGCCGTGA
- a CDS encoding fumarylacetoacetate hydrolase family protein, protein MKLSRISRSTPDGDQTRLVAVEPDRDRVVDLAQAYRIGRQRGSASSAAAQRLAAAYFPSSMAAAIAAGPVFLEAAHWAVDQAGDDASLPIGEVDWQPAVDPPVIRDGLTFPLHMKQFHEKVGGGLPNPQLFKTPGYFKGSTGVVYGHDQEVPYPGYSEFVDYELEIGLIVGGCGSNLTPDEAQAKLFGLTIFNDFSARDVQGSEMGMGMGPQKCKDFAYGIGPWITTIDEIQDFDAITGSVRVNGEEWTSTKAEGMIYTPAEMLAYVSIGDNLQPGDLIGSGTLPNGSGLEIDKKLRPGDIVELEISGVGVLRNRLSAEPATAPWWPEPRPYPFGAATV, encoded by the coding sequence ATGAAGCTCAGCCGAATCTCCCGTTCGACGCCGGACGGTGACCAAACCAGACTCGTAGCGGTCGAACCCGACCGGGATCGAGTGGTGGATCTGGCCCAGGCGTACCGCATCGGCCGTCAGCGCGGGTCGGCGTCCAGCGCGGCCGCGCAGAGGCTAGCGGCTGCGTACTTCCCGTCGAGCATGGCCGCCGCGATCGCGGCCGGTCCGGTATTCCTCGAGGCCGCGCATTGGGCGGTGGATCAGGCGGGTGACGATGCGTCGCTGCCGATCGGTGAGGTCGACTGGCAGCCCGCTGTCGATCCGCCGGTGATCCGCGACGGTCTGACCTTCCCGCTGCATATGAAGCAGTTCCACGAAAAGGTCGGCGGTGGTCTGCCGAACCCGCAGCTGTTCAAGACCCCCGGCTACTTCAAGGGGTCCACCGGCGTGGTCTACGGGCACGACCAGGAGGTGCCGTACCCGGGCTACTCCGAATTCGTCGATTACGAACTCGAAATCGGGTTGATCGTCGGGGGCTGCGGCAGCAACCTCACGCCCGACGAGGCGCAGGCCAAGCTGTTCGGTCTCACCATCTTCAACGACTTCAGCGCCCGCGATGTGCAGGGTTCCGAAATGGGTATGGGTATGGGACCGCAGAAGTGCAAGGACTTCGCCTACGGCATCGGCCCGTGGATCACGACGATCGATGAGATCCAGGACTTCGACGCCATCACCGGCTCCGTCCGCGTCAATGGCGAGGAGTGGACCAGCACCAAGGCCGAAGGCATGATCTACACCCCCGCCGAAATGCTGGCATATGTCTCTATCGGCGACAACCTGCAGCCGGGCGATCTCATCGGCTCGGGCACGCTGCCCAATGGCTCCGGCCTCGAAATCGACAAGAAGCTGCGGCCGGGCGATATCGTCGAACTCGAGATCAGCGGTGTCGGTGTCCTGCGCAACCGCCTGAGTGCCGAACCCGCGACAGCGCCGTGGTGGCCGGAGCCGCGTCCGTATCCCTTCGGTGCGGCCACAGTCTGA
- a CDS encoding acetoacetate--CoA ligase, with amino-acid sequence MTSDVVWRPSSERVAAAEVTRFRAGLPPELRDAEYLDLWRWSTEHPDRFWLAMADFEDVRLGGAPTGPVAPDEMIGGAWFPGRTVNYAEHMLRKAPETALIIVDDDNRSHAVSRAELHRQVAALAAALRSMGVLPGDRVAAVLPNRSEAVVALLACAAVGAIWSVCSPEFGTSAIVSRFAQLSPRVLIAADGYRHGGREHERAAEMTEVAAELPDLEHVIWVDELRPGQRPAFDVPVRTWAAVTDADIELQCTDVPFEHPLWVLFSSGTTGIPKGIVHGHGGVLLEHLKMLRIHSDVRAGDHYMNVASTAWVVWNMLVSGLGVGATVVLLDGSPVRPELGRVWQVAAEHDVDVMGLSAGYIHACLKAGVQPPQSRLRTLQVTGSPLSEAGFDWVYEHFDDMWLSSMSGGTDICSIFVGGVPELPVRKPRLQAPALGVAVAAWDADGNPVAGEQGELVVTKPMPSMPLRFWNDPDNRRCLASYFEMFPGIWRHGDFIEFDADGSSVIHGRSDSTLNRQGIRIGSAEIYRVVEDFPEVRESLIVGAELGADDYDMVLFVVAIDGVDHEALRPRIAEALRTLLSPRHVPDDIVFMRAIPHTRTGKKLEVPVKRMLQGAALTDVVDLGAVDDSGLLREYEDFARRRHTLETV; translated from the coding sequence GTGACCAGTGATGTGGTGTGGCGGCCCAGCTCGGAGCGTGTGGCCGCCGCGGAGGTGACCCGCTTCCGGGCGGGTTTGCCCCCCGAACTCCGGGATGCCGAGTACCTGGATCTGTGGCGCTGGTCGACCGAACATCCGGACCGGTTCTGGCTGGCCATGGCCGACTTCGAGGATGTCCGGCTGGGCGGCGCACCGACCGGTCCGGTCGCTCCGGACGAAATGATCGGTGGCGCTTGGTTTCCGGGCCGCACCGTCAACTACGCCGAGCACATGCTGCGCAAGGCCCCCGAGACTGCGCTGATAATTGTGGACGACGACAACCGGTCGCATGCCGTGTCGCGCGCCGAGCTGCACCGGCAGGTCGCGGCCCTGGCCGCGGCGCTGCGGTCGATGGGCGTGCTGCCCGGTGACCGGGTGGCCGCGGTACTGCCCAACCGATCCGAGGCCGTGGTCGCGCTGCTCGCGTGTGCGGCGGTCGGTGCCATCTGGTCGGTGTGTTCGCCGGAATTCGGCACCAGTGCAATCGTCTCCCGCTTCGCTCAACTGAGCCCGCGGGTACTCATCGCCGCGGACGGCTACCGGCACGGTGGGCGCGAGCACGAGCGAGCCGCCGAAATGACCGAGGTGGCAGCCGAATTGCCGGATCTCGAGCACGTGATCTGGGTGGATGAACTGCGTCCGGGGCAACGGCCCGCCTTCGATGTTCCGGTGCGAACCTGGGCTGCCGTCACCGACGCAGACATCGAACTTCAATGTACCGATGTGCCGTTCGAGCATCCGCTGTGGGTGCTGTTCTCTTCCGGCACAACGGGAATCCCCAAGGGCATCGTGCACGGCCACGGCGGTGTGCTGTTGGAGCATCTGAAGATGCTGCGCATCCACAGCGATGTGCGGGCGGGCGATCACTATATGAACGTCGCCAGCACGGCCTGGGTGGTCTGGAACATGCTGGTCTCCGGCCTGGGCGTCGGCGCGACGGTGGTGCTGCTCGACGGTAGCCCGGTCCGGCCCGAACTGGGCCGCGTCTGGCAGGTCGCGGCCGAACACGACGTCGACGTCATGGGACTCAGCGCTGGCTATATCCACGCCTGCCTGAAGGCGGGCGTGCAGCCACCCCAAAGCCGGTTGCGCACGCTCCAGGTGACCGGATCACCGCTGTCGGAAGCCGGATTCGATTGGGTCTACGAGCATTTCGACGATATGTGGCTGTCATCGATGAGCGGTGGCACCGACATCTGTTCCATCTTCGTCGGCGGCGTCCCGGAACTGCCGGTTCGCAAGCCGCGACTACAGGCACCGGCGCTCGGTGTCGCGGTCGCCGCATGGGACGCTGACGGTAATCCAGTGGCGGGGGAGCAGGGCGAACTGGTCGTCACCAAGCCGATGCCGTCCATGCCGCTGCGATTCTGGAACGACCCGGACAACAGGCGTTGCCTGGCCAGCTACTTCGAGATGTTCCCCGGCATCTGGCGGCACGGCGATTTCATCGAATTCGACGCTGACGGCAGTTCGGTGATCCACGGGCGTTCGGATTCGACATTGAACCGCCAGGGCATCCGGATCGGATCGGCGGAGATCTACCGTGTCGTCGAGGATTTCCCCGAGGTGCGGGAATCCCTGATCGTGGGAGCCGAACTCGGCGCTGACGACTACGACATGGTGTTGTTCGTGGTGGCGATCGACGGTGTGGATCACGAGGCACTGCGGCCTCGGATCGCGGAAGCGCTGCGTACCTTGCTGTCGCCGCGGCATGTACCCGACGACATCGTGTTCATGCGCGCCATCCCGCACACGCGGACCGGGAAGAAGCTGGAGGTCCCCGTCAAGCGCATGCTCCAGGGCGCGGCCCTGACGGATGTCGTGGACCTGGGCGCGGTGGACGACAGCGGCTTGCTGCGGGAATACGAGGACTTCGCACGCCGGCGACACACTCTGGAGACAGTATGA
- the fahA gene encoding fumarylacetoacetase, which translates to MTTTWAPVPEGSGFGIDNLPYGVFSPSGEVARVGVRIGDHVLDLRAALGDQVFESASLNDFMACGREFWTATRRRIIDLLTDPMQRDRAAEILHPVDQVGLHLPIEVADYVDFYASEHHATNLGTMFRPDSAALLPNWKHLPVGYHGRAGTVIASGVSVIRPRGQRKAPSDPVPMFGPSARLDIEVEVGYVVGAPSKLGKPVSTEDFADHVFGVCLVNDWSARDIQAWEYVPLGPFLGKSFATSISPWIVPLEALAAARVPTPPQDPKPLPYLAESEPWGLDLRLEFALNGHTVSRPPYAQMYWSPAQMLAHMTVNGASLRTGDLFASGTVSGPAVDQRGSLIELTWNGTEPVRLPDGGTRTFLEDGDIVTLRGSAPGPSGALISLGEVTARIQPPEAAGS; encoded by the coding sequence ATGACCACCACCTGGGCGCCGGTACCCGAGGGCTCCGGCTTCGGAATCGACAACCTGCCCTACGGAGTCTTCTCGCCATCGGGCGAAGTTGCCCGCGTCGGAGTCCGGATCGGCGATCATGTGCTCGATCTACGGGCGGCTCTGGGCGACCAGGTATTCGAAAGCGCTTCGTTGAACGACTTCATGGCTTGTGGGCGGGAATTCTGGACAGCGACCCGCCGTCGGATCATCGACTTGCTCACCGACCCGATGCAACGAGACCGCGCGGCCGAGATATTGCATCCGGTGGACCAGGTCGGACTGCACCTACCGATAGAGGTAGCCGATTACGTCGATTTCTATGCCAGCGAGCACCATGCCACCAACCTGGGCACCATGTTTCGCCCGGATTCGGCTGCGCTGCTGCCGAATTGGAAGCATCTACCGGTCGGCTACCACGGCCGGGCGGGCACGGTCATCGCCTCCGGCGTTTCGGTGATTCGTCCCCGGGGGCAGCGCAAGGCTCCGTCGGATCCGGTGCCGATGTTCGGGCCGTCGGCGCGCCTCGATATCGAAGTCGAGGTCGGCTATGTGGTCGGCGCACCGAGCAAACTGGGAAAGCCGGTGTCCACCGAGGATTTCGCCGACCATGTCTTCGGTGTGTGCCTGGTCAACGACTGGTCGGCCCGCGATATCCAAGCCTGGGAATACGTACCGCTCGGGCCGTTCCTTGGCAAGTCGTTCGCCACCTCGATCTCGCCATGGATCGTTCCGTTGGAAGCACTGGCCGCCGCGCGGGTACCGACGCCGCCACAGGATCCGAAACCGTTGCCGTATCTCGCGGAGTCGGAGCCATGGGGACTGGATCTACGGCTGGAATTCGCGCTGAACGGGCACACGGTGTCTCGGCCGCCGTACGCGCAGATGTATTGGTCTCCGGCGCAGATGCTCGCGCACATGACGGTCAACGGTGCGAGCCTGCGTACGGGTGATCTGTTCGCTTCGGGCACGGTGTCCGGACCGGCTGTGGATCAGCGCGGTTCGCTGATCGAACTCACCTGGAACGGAACCGAGCCGGTGCGCCTGCCCGATGGCGGCACCCGTACCTTCCTGGAAGATGGCGATATCGTGACGCTGCGCGGATCTGCCCCCGGTCCTTCCGGTGCGCTGATCAGCCTCGGCGAGGTCACCGCCCGCATTCAACCGCCGGAAGCGGCGGGTTCCTGA
- a CDS encoding MBL fold metallo-hydrolase: MTTKAFASSADLGEKVQTLEVLADGVYALTAEGDPNIGAIEGEDFVVCFEALATPVAARQWLAKLREHTDKPVKYLILSHYHAVRTLGASAYDAEVVIAHDNTRKLIAERGQQDWDSEYGRMPRLFKEPDTIPGLAWPTQTFSDAVTIDLGGNRGDLQLKFLGRGHTEGDIVAWLPQHKILFTGDLVEAEAALYTGDAFHREWATGTLDAVKALSAELLIGGRGAVARGRDACDAAIEQTRHFLRVMLTEVGTVHQRGGTLKEAFQATHVALFDRYGRWPIFEHCLPFDVSRVWDELSGIERPVIWTAERDREVWNQLQN; the protein is encoded by the coding sequence ATGACCACGAAGGCTTTCGCCTCGTCGGCGGATCTCGGCGAGAAGGTGCAGACGCTCGAGGTGCTCGCCGACGGTGTGTACGCGCTGACCGCCGAGGGTGACCCCAATATCGGCGCAATCGAGGGCGAGGATTTCGTCGTCTGCTTCGAGGCACTGGCCACGCCGGTCGCGGCGCGGCAATGGCTGGCGAAGCTGCGCGAGCACACCGACAAGCCGGTCAAATACCTGATCCTGTCGCACTACCACGCGGTGCGCACACTCGGCGCCAGCGCCTACGACGCGGAAGTGGTCATCGCGCACGACAACACGCGCAAGCTCATCGCCGAACGCGGACAACAGGATTGGGATTCCGAGTATGGGCGTATGCCGCGGCTTTTCAAGGAGCCCGACACCATTCCCGGACTGGCCTGGCCCACTCAGACCTTCTCCGACGCGGTCACCATCGACCTCGGTGGCAACCGCGGCGACCTACAGCTGAAGTTCCTGGGCCGCGGGCACACCGAGGGCGACATCGTGGCCTGGCTGCCCCAGCACAAGATCCTGTTCACCGGGGACCTGGTCGAGGCCGAGGCCGCACTGTACACCGGCGACGCCTTCCATCGAGAATGGGCCACCGGCACCCTCGACGCCGTCAAAGCCCTGAGCGCCGAACTGCTCATCGGTGGCCGCGGCGCGGTGGCCCGGGGGCGCGATGCGTGCGACGCCGCGATCGAGCAGACCCGGCACTTCCTGCGGGTCATGCTGACCGAGGTGGGAACGGTGCACCAGCGTGGCGGAACCCTGAAGGAGGCGTTCCAGGCCACGCACGTGGCGCTGTTCGACCGCTACGGGCGTTGGCCGATTTTCGAACACTGCCTGCCGTTCGATGTCTCCCGCGTGTGGGACGAATTGTCCGGTATCGAGCGGCCGGTCATCTGGACCGCCGAACGTGACCGTGAAGTCTGGAATCAGCTGCAGAACTGA
- a CDS encoding fumarylacetoacetate hydrolase family protein, whose product MSNDVSFHIGTFADGDQPPYPGIVVAGRVYDTRTVLPHTSTAAMLRDWEPVLRSLQDFANTVTGDGRPVEELRVLAPVQQPGQIFAAGANYREHIIQITVAHRIGTPGASEAELREQAARETDERAAHGDPYVWVGVPTAISGAYDDVILPSVGENHDWELELGVIIGCRTRDVGVAEAIDSVAGYTICNDLTTRSLVPRSDIPMMGTDWMRAKNAPTFYPTGPYLTPAKFVSDPLDLEITLHLNGDLMQKSSTSDMLFGPAQLISYISRYTTLEPGDMVITGSPAGNGSHHGRFLRAGDVMEAEITGLGKQRTVCRSASTQG is encoded by the coding sequence ATGAGCAACGATGTCAGCTTTCACATCGGCACCTTCGCAGACGGAGACCAGCCGCCGTATCCGGGAATCGTCGTGGCCGGGCGCGTGTACGACACCCGCACAGTCCTGCCACATACGTCGACGGCGGCGATGCTTCGCGACTGGGAGCCCGTCCTGCGATCCTTGCAGGACTTCGCGAACACGGTGACCGGCGACGGCCGTCCGGTGGAGGAATTGCGCGTGCTCGCGCCGGTGCAACAGCCGGGGCAGATCTTCGCGGCGGGCGCCAACTACCGCGAGCACATCATCCAGATCACGGTCGCCCACCGCATCGGAACCCCCGGCGCGTCCGAGGCAGAACTGCGTGAGCAGGCAGCCCGGGAGACCGACGAGCGGGCCGCCCATGGCGACCCTTATGTCTGGGTCGGCGTGCCGACAGCCATCAGTGGTGCCTATGACGACGTGATTCTGCCGTCCGTGGGCGAAAACCACGACTGGGAACTGGAACTCGGCGTGATCATCGGATGCCGGACTCGCGATGTCGGCGTGGCCGAGGCCATCGACTCGGTCGCCGGATACACCATCTGCAACGACCTGACCACGCGGAGTCTGGTGCCCCGCAGCGATATTCCGATGATGGGCACCGATTGGATGCGGGCGAAGAACGCGCCCACCTTCTATCCGACCGGGCCGTATCTCACCCCGGCGAAATTCGTGTCGGACCCGCTCGATCTGGAGATCACCCTGCACCTCAACGGCGACCTGATGCAGAAGAGCTCGACGAGCGACATGCTGTTCGGCCCCGCGCAGCTGATCTCCTATATCTCCCGCTACACCACGCTCGAGCCGGGCGACATGGTCATCACCGGTTCACCCGCGGGCAACGGCTCACACCATGGGCGGTTCCTGCGCGCGGGGGACGTGATGGAGGCCGAGATCACCGGCCTCGGAAAGCAGCGCACCGTCTGCCGATCTGCCTCCACCCAGGGCTGA
- a CDS encoding TetR/AcrR family transcriptional regulator: MAVRSESSRQAILDATMDLLVRDRRRATTVQKLTIEMIAKRAKVSKATIYRWWPNKAAVVIDAFMEGHLPQVRIPDDLPVRKALETHVKSLVARYAGPQGRLIAQIIAEGQYDPATLADFKTRFWNDRYAAVDKLIRRGVDEGVFRSDIEPGDAAEMIYAPIYFHLLFGTGPLDDSLAERLVDQAIRGLAASAAGTTD, translated from the coding sequence GTGGCTGTACGAAGCGAATCGAGTCGACAGGCGATCCTGGACGCAACCATGGACCTACTGGTCCGGGATCGGAGACGGGCGACCACCGTCCAGAAGCTGACCATCGAGATGATCGCCAAGCGGGCGAAGGTCAGCAAGGCGACCATCTACCGGTGGTGGCCCAACAAGGCCGCCGTGGTCATAGACGCCTTCATGGAGGGGCATCTGCCACAGGTCCGCATCCCGGATGATCTTCCGGTCCGCAAGGCCCTCGAAACCCATGTGAAGTCACTGGTCGCGCGGTACGCCGGACCGCAAGGGCGGCTGATCGCCCAGATCATTGCCGAGGGACAGTACGACCCGGCGACCCTCGCCGATTTCAAGACCCGGTTCTGGAACGACCGATACGCCGCGGTGGACAAGCTGATTCGCCGAGGGGTCGACGAGGGCGTGTTCCGTTCCGACATCGAACCGGGCGATGCGGCCGAGATGATCTACGCGCCGATCTACTTTCACTTGCTCTTCGGTACCGGCCCGCTGGACGATTCGCTTGCGGAGCGGCTCGTCGACCAGGCTATCCGTGGACTCGCGGCATCAGCGGCGGGTACTACGGACTGA